One stretch of Cohnella algarum DNA includes these proteins:
- the glf gene encoding UDP-galactopyranose mutase, producing MYDYLIVGAGPFGSIFAYEATKRGKNCLVIDKRSHVGGNIFCENVEGINVHKYGAHIFHTSDKEVWEYVNQFAEFNHYINSPVANYKGEVYNLPFNMNTFYQLWGTKTPNEAKAKIASQIEELNIQEPANLEEQALSLVGKDIYYKLIKGYTEKQWNRRAVDLPAFIIKRLPVRFRYDNNYFNDRYQGIPIGGYNVIIEKLLKGIDVRLNVDFFKDKNELVKLANKTVFTGMIDQYFDYKYGSLEYRSLKFDHEILDCENYQGNAVVNYTDNETPFTRIIEHKHFEFGEQPKTVITREYPQDCGKEDEPYYPINDEKNNSVYQKYLELAKNERNVIFGGRLADYKYYDMDKVIKRALEIVQNEFR from the coding sequence ATGTATGATTACTTAATCGTAGGCGCGGGCCCATTCGGTAGCATTTTTGCTTATGAAGCCACTAAACGGGGGAAAAATTGTCTAGTTATTGATAAACGCTCCCATGTAGGGGGAAATATTTTTTGTGAAAATGTTGAAGGTATAAACGTACATAAATATGGAGCGCATATTTTTCATACGAGCGACAAAGAAGTTTGGGAATATGTAAACCAATTTGCTGAATTTAATCATTATATTAATTCGCCAGTTGCAAATTACAAGGGAGAAGTGTATAACCTACCCTTTAATATGAATACTTTTTACCAATTGTGGGGAACCAAAACTCCGAATGAAGCAAAAGCTAAGATTGCATCGCAAATAGAGGAACTTAATATTCAGGAACCTGCAAATTTAGAAGAGCAAGCGCTGAGTTTGGTTGGAAAAGATATTTACTATAAATTGATTAAAGGATACACCGAAAAACAATGGAATAGGCGAGCAGTGGATTTGCCAGCATTTATAATAAAAAGATTACCAGTACGCTTCCGTTATGATAACAATTACTTTAATGATCGTTACCAAGGGATTCCGATTGGTGGGTATAATGTAATTATTGAGAAATTACTTAAAGGTATTGACGTTAGACTAAATGTCGACTTTTTTAAAGACAAAAATGAGTTAGTGAAGTTGGCGAATAAAACGGTTTTTACAGGTATGATAGATCAGTATTTTGACTATAAGTATGGTTCATTGGAATATAGAAGTCTAAAGTTTGATCATGAAATTTTAGATTGCGAAAATTACCAGGGCAATGCTGTGGTTAACTATACGGATAACGAGACACCGTTTACTAGAATTATCGAACATAAGCATTTTGAATTCGGTGAGCAGCCCAAAACGGTTATTACTAGAGAGTATCCTCAGGATTGCGGTAAAGAGGATGAACCCTATTATCCAATTAATGATGAAAAAAATAATTCGGTTTATCAAAAGTATTTAGAACTAGCAAAAAATGAGCGGAACGTTATTTTTGGAGGTAGACTTGCAGACTACAAATACTATGACATGGACAAAGTAATTAAACGTGCTTTGGAGATAGTACAAAATGAGTTTCGATAA
- a CDS encoding oligosaccharide flippase family protein, producing the protein MSKLVSNYIFNSCYQVLILILPLVTMPYISRVIGPEGIGIQAYSNSIVQVFMIFAVLGIPLYGNKQMAASKTKGKSELSKNFWEVYCIQFISSLVFIFAYVVFAILFVKEFKLIFLLQTILLFSSLLDISWFFIGIEELKKVVIRNAVVRILSVSLIFLLVNDMEDLILYVIISSGTVALGQLLMWLQIFKYVSPPKFMEINPWKHSKAILFLFLPQLIIQIYVILDRVILGLLSSEVEVAYYDQALKIVKVSLALITSISTVMLPRIAAEFTQGNLDKITHYSKIVGRLILIVSLPIATGLAGIAHLFTEWFFGNGFESVGDLIILMSPIIVFVGLSNLFGMQILIPTNQQNKFTISVSVGALVSIIINLLLVNTFGSRGTAFATLLAELVVAVIMLVYVKGYINHQTILKLLLKYGALSVLMGILVFVIGFYSQFPAPVTNIIQIIFGFLFYFTILYLIRDQFLLQAINKVLKKRWK; encoded by the coding sequence GTGAGTAAACTAGTTTCCAATTATATTTTTAATTCTTGTTATCAAGTATTAATCTTGATATTACCACTGGTCACCATGCCTTATATATCAAGAGTGATAGGGCCTGAAGGAATTGGTATTCAGGCATACTCTAACTCAATAGTACAAGTATTTATGATATTTGCAGTATTAGGAATCCCTTTGTATGGGAATAAACAAATGGCCGCTTCTAAAACGAAGGGGAAATCTGAACTATCGAAGAATTTTTGGGAAGTTTATTGTATTCAGTTCATTTCATCGTTGGTTTTTATTTTTGCTTATGTCGTTTTTGCTATACTATTTGTAAAAGAATTTAAACTAATTTTCTTGTTACAAACAATCTTATTGTTTTCTTCGTTATTGGATATTTCTTGGTTTTTTATTGGAATTGAAGAACTAAAGAAAGTAGTTATTAGAAATGCGGTAGTCAGAATCTTGTCAGTTTCATTGATATTCTTGTTAGTCAATGATATGGAAGATTTAATATTATACGTAATAATTTCTAGCGGTACAGTTGCACTTGGACAATTATTAATGTGGTTACAGATATTTAAATATGTCAGTCCGCCCAAATTTATGGAAATTAACCCGTGGAAACATAGTAAAGCGATTCTCTTTTTATTTTTACCGCAACTTATTATTCAGATCTACGTCATTTTAGATAGGGTAATTTTAGGGCTGTTGTCGTCTGAAGTTGAAGTTGCCTACTATGATCAAGCATTAAAAATAGTGAAAGTTTCATTGGCACTTATAACATCAATTAGTACTGTCATGCTTCCAAGAATAGCAGCTGAATTTACTCAGGGAAATTTGGATAAAATTACACACTACAGTAAAATAGTTGGTAGATTAATTTTAATTGTTTCTTTACCGATTGCAACGGGATTAGCTGGAATAGCACATTTATTCACGGAATGGTTTTTTGGAAATGGTTTCGAATCTGTAGGGGACTTAATTATACTAATGAGTCCTATCATTGTTTTTGTTGGGTTGTCCAATTTATTTGGTATGCAGATTCTTATTCCAACAAATCAACAAAACAAATTTACAATATCGGTAAGTGTTGGGGCGCTCGTTAGCATTATTATTAACTTATTATTAGTAAATACATTTGGGAGCAGGGGGACTGCATTCGCTACTCTTTTAGCAGAGCTAGTCGTAGCAGTAATAATGCTAGTTTACGTTAAAGGATATATCAATCACCAGACAATTTTAAAGTTGTTGTTAAAATACGGTGCATTATCGGTTCTTATGGGGATTCTTGTATTTGTAATTGGTTTCTATTCACAGTTTCCAGCACCAGTAACAAATATCATTCAAATTATTTTTGGTTTTTTATTTTACTTCACAATTCTTTACTTGATTCGTGATCAATTTTTACTTCAAGCAATCAATAAAGTACTAAAAAAAAGGTGGAAATAA
- a CDS encoding oligosaccharide repeat unit polymerase translates to MFNIVFGLFQSLIVLIILHKVFLKKQFSYNFIVLLVYYAIFTFPLILDTFIGIASYSTRSQFIYEISSYDTVTNLAFNLINMFVFIVLFYYKKEFQISFMFKGNFYLKLLLVLISILPLVLLIIYIDKIPSFKYASLIGLSKTNDEIYGLYKLFLNTTIISVLSGMVYLIITPKRHIYISWVVYLSIFVGLYMNGKRLVVFLFFALLIFKFYLHYKNKILTIGISIVSIGIILIFNSLYSSYLESSYQLDKFGENEYLQFRIDYSRDHNVKMAIYKELHSGEKRILEYRGQSFLYNIAFFIPREKWQNKPYPYGVYVTSASLGLFSAENLGWQMTTSLLDESIANFGIVLGLICFLSIVFLVIKFGNKFKDDILVFSLTSFVLLLFLTMQFSFSSMFIVPWVVLILIKSKRRKKLLVN, encoded by the coding sequence TTGTTTAATATAGTATTTGGGTTATTTCAAAGTTTAATAGTGCTTATAATTTTACATAAAGTATTTTTAAAAAAGCAGTTTTCATATAACTTTATAGTTTTATTAGTCTACTATGCAATTTTCACATTTCCACTTATTTTAGATACATTTATCGGAATAGCTAGTTACTCAACACGGTCCCAATTTATATATGAGATATCAAGTTATGATACTGTAACTAATTTAGCTTTTAATCTCATTAATATGTTTGTTTTTATTGTCTTATTTTATTATAAGAAAGAGTTCCAAATTAGCTTTATGTTTAAGGGGAATTTTTATTTAAAATTATTACTGGTTCTTATTTCAATATTACCTTTAGTTTTGTTAATTATTTATATTGATAAGATACCCTCATTTAAATATGCTTCTCTGATTGGCCTATCTAAAACCAACGATGAAATATATGGTTTGTATAAGCTTTTTTTAAATACAACAATTATTTCAGTATTGAGTGGTATGGTTTACTTAATAATTACACCGAAGCGGCATATTTATATTTCGTGGGTTGTATATCTATCAATTTTTGTTGGTTTATACATGAATGGGAAAAGACTCGTAGTATTTTTGTTTTTTGCACTTCTAATTTTCAAATTCTATTTACATTACAAAAATAAAATTTTGACCATTGGTATTTCCATTGTATCAATTGGGATTATATTAATCTTTAATTCTTTATATTCTTCTTATCTTGAGAGTTCGTACCAATTGGATAAATTCGGTGAAAATGAATACTTACAATTTCGAATTGATTATTCACGAGACCATAATGTAAAAATGGCTATTTATAAAGAATTGCATTCGGGAGAGAAAAGAATTCTTGAGTATAGAGGACAAAGTTTCTTATATAATATTGCTTTTTTTATTCCCCGGGAGAAATGGCAAAATAAACCCTACCCTTATGGTGTATATGTTACGTCAGCCTCATTAGGGTTATTCTCTGCAGAGAATTTAGGATGGCAAATGACAACAAGTCTTCTCGATGAAAGTATAGCGAATTTTGGGATAGTTTTGGGCTTGATATGCTTCCTCTCAATAGTTTTTCTTGTAATTAAATTTGGAAATAAATTTAAAGATGATATATTAGTTTTCTCATTAACGAGTTTTGTTTTGTTACTCTTTTTAACAATGCAATTTTCATTTAGTTCAATGTTTATTGTTCCATGGGTCGTATTGATACTAATCAAATCTAAGAGAAGAAAAAAGTTACTCGTAAATTAA